The DNA sequence ATTGCGTTTTGCCAAAAGTACGGGTTTGTTTTTCAGACCTTTTCCCCGGAGCAGTTAAAAGAAGTATCGGGAGAATTTACGGAGTCAGCCTTTGTGGAAGAAAATATCGGTGTGGGAAATGTATGCGAACGGGCAGCAGTCTGTGGACAAAATCATCAACCAAGCCATGTCATCTTGCCAAAAACAGCAGAAAATGGCATGACTCTTGCAATAGTAGAAAGAGAATGGAGTGTTACCTTTGAATAAATTATACGTAGTTGGAATTGGACCTGGGGCTTATGAAGATATGACCCTAAAGGCAATTAAAACATTAGAAAGCTGCGATGTTATTGTAGGATATACAGTATATGTGGACTTAGTGAAGGAGCATTTTGCAGAAAAAGAATTCCTCACCACTCCTATGCGTAAGGAAGTGGAGCGGTGTCGTCTGGCATTTGAACAGGCACAAGAAGGCAAAGTCACAGCCATGATATGTAGCGGTGATGCCGGAGTATATGGCATGAGTGGATTGATGTTAGAACTAGGAGCAGAATATCCGGATGTAGAAGTGGAAATTATTCCGGGAGTAACCGCAGCCTTAAGCGGTGGTGCAGTACTTGGAGCACCTTTGATGCACGATTTTGCAGTGATTAGCCTCAGCGATTTGATGACACCTTGGGAGACCATTGAAAAGAGATTACAGGCAGCAGCAGAATCAGACCTTGCCGTTTGTTTGTATAATCCTTCCAGTAAGAAACGGGCAGATTATTTGAAAAAAGCATGTGAAATCATGCTGAAAGCAAAGAAGCCGGAAACCGTCTGTGGTATTGTTTCTCAGATTGGCAGAAAAGGCGAGTACATGGAACTGTATTCCTTAGAGGAATTAAAAGATGTACAGACAGATATGTTTACAACCGTTTTTATTGGGAATTCTTCCACAAAAGAAATCAATGGAAAAATGGTAACACCAAGAGGGTATCGTATCTCTTAGAAGGACAGAGAGGAAAAGGCGCATGCAGGAAGTATTATTATTTTCGGGAACAAGTGAAGGAAGAAAGTTGGCAGAGATTCTAAGTGCTCACTCTGTAAAAGTGACCGTCTGTGTAGCAACAGAATATGGTCAGGAAGTAATGCAGGAATCAGAGTTGGTAGAAGCTAGAGTGGGGCGTATGAATCAGGAGGAAATGGAAGTCTTGATTCAATCAAAAGACTGGCTGGCAGTCATAGATGCTACTCATCCATATGCCAAGGAAGTGACAGAAAATATCAAGAAAGCATGTGAACATCAGAAAAGAGAAGTGTTGCGTCTGTTACGAAATAGCAGTGAGCGTGCGGAACATATTTATTATGTGGATTCGACAGAAGAAGCGGCAGAATATTTGAATCAAACCGAAGGAAATATTTTTCTTACTACCGGAAGTAAAGAAATTGCCAGATACATGGAACTGATAGAGGATACCTCAAGAATCTATGCAAGGATTTTGCCGGGAACAGAGGAATTGGAAAAGTGTCATGAACTGGGACTCAAGGGAAAACAGATTATCTGTATGCAGGGTCCATTCAGTGAAGAATTGAACCTTGCCATGATGAAGGAAGTAAATGCGGAATGGTTGGTAACTAAAGAGACTGCAGGAGCAGGGGGGTATCCGGAAAAAATTCGTGCAGCAGAGCGGGCAGGAGCAAGAGCTGTTGTAATAAAAAGACCGGAAGAAACCGGGTATTCCATGGAAGAAATATTGGAAAAACTCAGTATTTCACCCAAACAGGAAAGCAATGTCAGACAGGAAATTTCGCTTGTGGGAATTGGAATGGGAAACGTAGAAACACTGACATTGGAAGGTTATGAAACCATAAAAAAAGCAGACCTGTTGGTAGGTGCAAAACGTATGTTAGAATCCATACCGGAAGAACTCAAAAAAGGGGAAGTGCAATTTATTTCTTATAAGGCACAGGAGATTCTTTCTTATATTGAAAATCATCCACAGTATGAAAAGACAGCAGTTCTTTTGTCTGGAGATGTGGGATTTTACAGTGGAGCACATGCATTATTAGAGCAGATAAAGGCATTAGAGACGCAGGAAAATACACAATTTCAGGTAAAAATGGTGTGCGGTATTTCCTCTGTGGTATACTTTGCATCCAAACTTCAAATGTCATGGGAAGATATGCGGCTCATGAGTCTTCATGGACGCAATCAAAATGTAATTGGCGCATTGCAGAAGCATGAAAAAGTATTTATCCTGACGAATGGCGCGGAGGGAATCAGAACCCTCAGTAGAGAATTAATACTGTTTGGCATGGAACAAGTCAGACTCTATTTGGGAAGACAGCTTGGAAGTGACGAAGAAGAGATAGAAGAAGGAACGCCGGTGGATTTTCAAGATTATGATAAGGAAGGGCTTTGCGTGCTGGTGCTGGTAAATGCAAAGGCAAAGGAAGCCGTTATAACCCATGGGATTCCTGACCAAGATTTTTTACGGGAAAAGGTGCCTATGACCAAGGAAGAGGTGCGGAGTATTTCCTTATCCAA is a window from the Roseburia sp. 499 genome containing:
- the cobJ gene encoding precorrin-3B C(17)-methyltransferase, with the protein product MNKLYVVGIGPGAYEDMTLKAIKTLESCDVIVGYTVYVDLVKEHFAEKEFLTTPMRKEVERCRLAFEQAQEGKVTAMICSGDAGVYGMSGLMLELGAEYPDVEVEIIPGVTAALSGGAVLGAPLMHDFAVISLSDLMTPWETIEKRLQAAAESDLAVCLYNPSSKKRADYLKKACEIMLKAKKPETVCGIVSQIGRKGEYMELYSLEELKDVQTDMFTTVFIGNSSTKEINGKMVTPRGYRIS
- a CDS encoding bifunctional cobalt-precorrin-7 (C(5))-methyltransferase/cobalt-precorrin-6B (C(15))-methyltransferase, encoding MQEVLLFSGTSEGRKLAEILSAHSVKVTVCVATEYGQEVMQESELVEARVGRMNQEEMEVLIQSKDWLAVIDATHPYAKEVTENIKKACEHQKREVLRLLRNSSERAEHIYYVDSTEEAAEYLNQTEGNIFLTTGSKEIARYMELIEDTSRIYARILPGTEELEKCHELGLKGKQIICMQGPFSEELNLAMMKEVNAEWLVTKETAGAGGYPEKIRAAERAGARAVVIKRPEETGYSMEEILEKLSISPKQESNVRQEISLVGIGMGNVETLTLEGYETIKKADLLVGAKRMLESIPEELKKGEVQFISYKAQEILSYIENHPQYEKTAVLLSGDVGFYSGAHALLEQIKALETQENTQFQVKMVCGISSVVYFASKLQMSWEDMRLMSLHGRNQNVIGALQKHEKVFILTNGAEGIRTLSRELILFGMEQVRLYLGRQLGSDEEEIEEGTPVDFQDYDKEGLCVLVLVNAKAKEAVITHGIPDQDFLREKVPMTKEEVRSISLSKLRLQRDSLVYDIGAGTGSISVECARMVVDGTVYAIEKKPEACKLIEQNKYKFAASNLHIIEGEASEALEELPTPTHVFIGGSSGKLEEILNILWEKNPKVRVVINAISLETIAEVTRLIKKYDFAEKEIVQVTVAKSKEIGSYEMMMGQNPVYVVTLRR